Proteins from one Streptomyces sp. NBC_00289 genomic window:
- a CDS encoding YbjN domain-containing protein — MADAETAAQVIEGFLKDAELEWESPAPGNYVVKLPGTRKLSTTVSLLVGRHSLSLNAFVIRHPDENESGVHRWLLERNLKLYGVSYAVDPLGDVYVTGKLPLAAVTADETDRLLGQVLEAADGSFNTLLELGFASSIRKEYAWRVSRGESTRNLEAFAHLTQRPAD; from the coding sequence ATGGCTGATGCAGAGACGGCGGCCCAGGTGATCGAGGGCTTCCTGAAGGACGCCGAACTCGAATGGGAGAGCCCCGCTCCCGGCAACTACGTCGTGAAGCTCCCCGGCACCCGCAAGCTCTCGACGACCGTCTCACTCCTGGTCGGCAGACACTCGCTCTCCCTCAACGCCTTCGTGATCCGCCACCCCGACGAGAACGAGTCCGGCGTCCACCGCTGGCTCCTGGAGCGCAACCTCAAGCTGTACGGCGTGAGTTACGCCGTCGACCCGCTCGGCGACGTCTACGTCACCGGCAAGCTGCCGCTGGCGGCCGTCACCGCCGACGAGACCGACCGCCTCCTCGGACAGGTCCTGGAGGCGGCCGACGGCAGCTTCAACACCCTTCTGGAGCTGGGCTTCGCGTCCTCGATCCGCAAGGAGTACGCGTGGCGCGTCTCCCGCGGCGAGTCGACGCGGAACCTGGAGGCGTTCGCCCACCTGACACAGCGCCCGGCCGACTGA
- the mshA gene encoding D-inositol-3-phosphate glycosyltransferase, whose product MSQYVSRLGRRSPATPSRLRLHRRPRRVAMLSVHTSPLHQPGTGDAGGMNVYIVELAQRLAAINIEVEIFTRATTGGLPPTVELAPGVLVRHVDAGPYEGLAKEDLPAQLCAFTHGVMQAWAGHRPGYYDLVHSHYWLSGHVGWLAAQRWGVPLVHAMHTMAKVKNANLADGDTPEPAARVIGETQIVAAADRLIANTAEEADELVRHYAADHGKVAVVHPGVNLERFRPADGRAAARARLGLPQDALIPLFAGRIQPLKAPDVLLRAVAVLLDERPDLRPSLVVPVVGGLSGSGLAKPEGLQKLASRLGVADVVRFCPPVGQEQLADWFRAASVLVMPSYSESFGLVAIEAQAAGTPVLAASVGGLPVAVRDGQTGFLVQGHRPADYARVLRDFADDPALSPRMGAAAARHAQSFGWDTAAAATADVYTAATQSHRRRVRSHHG is encoded by the coding sequence GTGAGCCAGTACGTCAGCAGGCTCGGGCGGCGCTCCCCGGCGACACCCTCCCGCCTCAGGCTGCACCGGCGCCCCCGCCGGGTGGCCATGCTGTCCGTGCACACCTCACCGCTCCACCAGCCGGGCACCGGTGACGCGGGCGGCATGAACGTCTACATCGTGGAGCTCGCGCAGCGGCTCGCCGCGATCAACATCGAGGTCGAGATCTTCACGCGCGCGACCACCGGCGGTCTCCCGCCGACCGTCGAGCTCGCCCCCGGTGTCCTCGTCCGCCACGTCGACGCGGGCCCCTACGAGGGCCTGGCCAAGGAGGACCTCCCGGCTCAGCTGTGCGCCTTCACGCACGGTGTGATGCAGGCGTGGGCCGGCCACCGCCCGGGCTACTACGACCTCGTGCACTCCCACTACTGGCTCTCCGGCCACGTCGGCTGGCTCGCCGCCCAGCGCTGGGGCGTCCCCCTCGTCCACGCCATGCACACCATGGCCAAGGTCAAGAACGCCAACCTGGCCGACGGCGACACCCCCGAGCCCGCCGCCCGCGTCATCGGCGAGACGCAGATCGTCGCCGCCGCGGACCGCCTCATCGCCAACACCGCCGAAGAGGCCGACGAACTCGTCCGGCACTACGCCGCCGACCACGGCAAGGTCGCCGTCGTCCACCCGGGCGTGAACCTCGAGCGCTTCCGCCCCGCCGACGGCCGCGCCGCCGCCCGCGCCCGCCTCGGCCTGCCCCAGGACGCGCTGATCCCGCTCTTCGCGGGCCGTATCCAGCCCCTCAAGGCCCCCGACGTCCTCCTGCGCGCGGTGGCCGTCCTCCTGGACGAGCGCCCCGATCTGCGCCCGAGCCTCGTGGTCCCGGTGGTCGGCGGCCTCAGCGGCAGCGGCCTGGCCAAGCCCGAGGGCCTGCAGAAACTCGCCTCGCGACTCGGCGTCGCGGATGTCGTACGGTTCTGTCCGCCCGTCGGCCAGGAGCAGCTGGCGGACTGGTTCCGGGCGGCCTCCGTCCTGGTCATGCCCTCCTACAGCGAGTCCTTCGGCCTGGTGGCCATAGAGGCGCAGGCGGCCGGTACGCCGGTGCTGGCGGCCTCGGTCGGCGGCCTCCCGGTGGCCGTACGCGACGGGCAGACGGGCTTCCTGGTCCAGGGGCACCGTCCCGCGGACTACGCGCGCGTGCTGCGCGACTTCGCCGACGACCCGGCCCTGTCGCCCCGGATGGGCGCGGCCGCCGCCCGGCACGCCCAGTCCTTCGGCTGGGACACCGCGGCCGCCGCCACCGCGGACGTCTACACGGCCGCGACCCAGTCCCACCGGCGTCGCGTACGCTCCCACCATGGCTGA